From the Streptomyces pluripotens genome, one window contains:
- a CDS encoding cytochrome P450, with translation MHHQHDAAEIPPACPAHGNVQLFGPGFGSDPERFYTHLRSLGPSAPVDIAPGVEVELVTSYEAALSILQNPHLFVRDSRRWKALNEGRVPPDSPALPMMGYRPNALFSDGAAHARLRLAVTDSLATVNELQLVRKVQQSADYLISRFSSESRGQAELMAEYAQPLPLLVFSDLFGCPPELGDRVIAGITGIFEGTSGADEALGGALTELIALKHRNPGADVTTRLMHHPAGLSDEEVLHQLVTLLSGGTAPLAAAIGTSCALYFSEDWPVGLPVEDAVAQTLWRYAPIANYAAHYPTQDIELGGRSLRANDPVLISFAAANTDPALTEHSEQLGGKAHLAFGAGPHACPAKDLASLIVVSAVESVLNRLPDVEMRVPFKALAWGDAPWSRSLVTLPIRFTPRAVPSAVPVGRPVAEAADWSAAPVQRSAPAPGPAAAPAAPRPRQGLFSRFLAWTRGEV, from the coding sequence ATGCACCACCAACACGACGCCGCGGAGATACCCCCCGCTTGTCCCGCACACGGGAACGTCCAGCTGTTCGGACCGGGCTTCGGCTCCGACCCGGAACGCTTCTACACCCACCTGCGCTCGCTCGGCCCGAGTGCCCCCGTCGACATCGCTCCGGGGGTCGAGGTCGAGCTGGTCACCAGCTACGAAGCGGCCCTGTCCATCCTGCAGAACCCCCACTTGTTCGTCCGCGACTCCCGCCGCTGGAAGGCGCTGAACGAAGGGCGCGTCCCCCCGGACAGTCCCGCCCTGCCCATGATGGGGTATCGCCCCAACGCGCTGTTCTCCGACGGTGCGGCGCACGCCCGCCTGCGTCTGGCGGTCACGGACAGCCTGGCCACGGTCAACGAACTGCAGCTCGTCCGGAAGGTCCAGCAGTCCGCCGACTACCTGATCAGCCGCTTCAGCTCCGAGTCCCGCGGCCAGGCGGAGCTGATGGCCGAGTACGCCCAGCCCCTTCCCCTGCTCGTCTTCAGTGACCTGTTCGGCTGCCCGCCCGAACTCGGTGACCGCGTCATCGCCGGGATCACCGGCATCTTCGAGGGCACCTCCGGTGCGGACGAGGCCCTCGGCGGTGCGCTGACGGAGCTGATCGCCCTCAAACACCGCAATCCCGGTGCGGACGTGACGACACGTCTGATGCACCATCCCGCCGGGCTGTCCGACGAGGAGGTGCTCCACCAACTCGTGACCCTGCTCTCCGGTGGCACTGCGCCCCTGGCGGCTGCCATCGGCACCAGTTGCGCCCTGTACTTCAGCGAGGACTGGCCGGTCGGTCTACCGGTGGAGGACGCGGTCGCCCAAACACTGTGGAGGTATGCGCCGATCGCCAACTACGCTGCCCACTACCCGACTCAGGACATCGAATTGGGGGGCCGCTCGCTGCGCGCCAACGATCCGGTCCTGATCTCGTTCGCGGCGGCCAACACCGATCCGGCGCTCACCGAGCACAGCGAGCAGCTCGGCGGGAAGGCTCACCTGGCCTTCGGTGCCGGCCCCCACGCGTGTCCGGCGAAGGACCTGGCGTCCCTGATCGTGGTGAGTGCGGTCGAGTCGGTGCTCAACCGGCTGCCCGATGTCGAGATGCGCGTTCCGTTCAAGGCGCTCGCCTGGGGGGACGCCCCCTGGAGCCGCTCGCTGGTGACCCTCCCGATCCGGTTCACTCCGCGTGCGGTGCCGTCCGCGGTGCCCGTGGGCCGGCCGGTCGCGGAGGCGGCCGACTGGTCCGCGGCCCCTGTCCAGCGCTCCGCCCCGGCGCCGGGTCCGGCGGCCGCTCCTGCCGCACCGCGGCCCAGGCAAGGCCTGTTCAGCCGGTTCCTGGCATGGACACGAGGCGAGGTCTAG
- a CDS encoding GTP-binding protein, giving the protein MYLDPAVAHAVKILVVGPFGAGKTTLIGSISEIEPLQTEEEITEASEGFDDLSGTPDKTTTTVAMDFGRRTLNQRLVLYLFGTPGQERFKEMWESLSAGALGALVLVDPERLHECFPVLDLVEQFGLTYAVGVNRFDGNPDYPLEEIREALNLSAETPLVNCDVRQQQASTEALITLVQHLMSALG; this is encoded by the coding sequence GTGTACCTGGATCCAGCCGTCGCTCACGCCGTGAAGATCCTCGTCGTGGGTCCTTTCGGGGCCGGGAAGACCACGTTGATCGGCAGCATCTCCGAGATCGAGCCGCTGCAGACCGAAGAGGAGATCACCGAGGCGAGCGAGGGCTTCGACGACCTTTCCGGAACGCCGGACAAGACGACCACCACCGTGGCCATGGACTTCGGCCGGCGGACCCTCAACCAGCGGTTGGTGCTCTACCTCTTCGGCACGCCGGGGCAGGAACGCTTCAAGGAGATGTGGGAGAGCTTGTCGGCCGGCGCGCTGGGCGCACTGGTCCTCGTCGACCCCGAGCGGCTGCACGAGTGTTTCCCCGTCCTGGACCTGGTCGAGCAGTTCGGCCTGACCTATGCCGTCGGCGTCAACCGCTTCGACGGCAACCCCGACTACCCGCTCGAGGAGATACGCGAGGCCCTGAACCTCTCCGCGGAGACCCCTCTGGTCAACTGCGACGTGCGTCAGCAGCAGGCGTCGACGGAGGCACTCATCACCCTCGTGCAACACCTCATGTCCGCACTCGGCTAG
- a CDS encoding DUF742 domain-containing protein: MRENPDQALELTSDLVPLFVITNGRGLPPEHEYSHTTLVTAQEGAPARALSPEAREVMDLVSDGFLSVAEVAGHTHLPLGIVRILLARMEDDGLIFVRPPTPRAELPDRELLQAVIDGLHASLKTPYGA, encoded by the coding sequence ATGCGTGAGAATCCGGATCAGGCTCTGGAGCTGACGTCCGATTTAGTCCCTCTGTTTGTGATCACGAACGGGCGTGGCCTGCCTCCGGAGCACGAGTACTCGCACACCACGCTCGTGACCGCCCAGGAGGGCGCCCCGGCACGCGCGCTGTCCCCGGAGGCTCGCGAGGTCATGGACCTGGTCTCGGACGGCTTCCTGTCCGTGGCCGAGGTGGCCGGTCACACGCACCTGCCGCTGGGCATCGTGCGCATCTTGCTGGCTCGGATGGAAGACGACGGCCTCATCTTCGTGCGGCCTCCCACACCGCGTGCCGAGCTCCCAGACCGCGAGCTGCTCCAGGCCGTCATCGACGGCCTGCACGCCAGCCTGAAAACACCGTACGGAGCGTAA
- a CDS encoding roadblock/LC7 domain-containing protein, with the protein MTTDLSWMVKDIVDNVPRALHAVVLSSDGISRGATDGMTEKGVRTVSAAMAGMQSLSRATARFAGPVKEWQWNQTIVEFSHGWVFLVGAGPGAYLAAAAEPDVDLQQISFRMHRLVARLGDNLTSAPRVNGADGARALDAQLVQDEARGGPGFVLPELDTVVAEVRGARHAVLLGADGLPRGTTSGMGKDLADTMSAAMTGLHAYSRATAQFADGRDDVEWLQTVIEFQHGWVFLIAAGDGAYLAASAEHDCDIEEYTTRLKDVVPALGTAAAPRGRTAGDA; encoded by the coding sequence ATGACCACTGACCTGTCCTGGATGGTCAAGGACATCGTGGACAACGTTCCCCGGGCACTGCACGCCGTGGTGCTGTCCTCGGACGGCATATCCAGGGGAGCCACGGACGGCATGACCGAGAAGGGCGTGCGCACCGTTTCCGCCGCCATGGCCGGCATGCAGTCGCTCAGCCGTGCCACGGCCCGCTTCGCGGGCCCGGTGAAGGAATGGCAGTGGAACCAGACGATCGTCGAGTTCTCACACGGCTGGGTGTTCCTGGTCGGAGCGGGACCAGGTGCCTACCTGGCCGCCGCCGCGGAGCCGGACGTCGACCTGCAGCAGATCTCGTTCCGTATGCACCGGCTGGTCGCCCGGCTGGGTGACAACCTCACCTCCGCCCCGAGGGTGAACGGCGCCGATGGGGCCCGGGCCCTCGACGCCCAACTGGTCCAGGACGAGGCGAGAGGCGGACCGGGCTTCGTGCTTCCCGAGTTGGACACGGTGGTCGCCGAGGTCCGGGGGGCCCGGCACGCCGTGCTGCTCGGCGCCGACGGGCTGCCGCGGGGGACGACCTCGGGGATGGGCAAGGACCTGGCCGACACGATGTCCGCCGCGATGACGGGTCTGCACGCCTACAGCCGGGCGACGGCGCAGTTCGCGGATGGTCGGGACGACGTCGAGTGGTTGCAGACGGTCATCGAGTTCCAGCACGGCTGGGTCTTCCTGATCGCGGCCGGTGACGGTGCCTACCTGGCTGCATCGGCCGAACACGACTGCGACATCGAGGAGTACACCACGCGCCTGAAGGACGTGGTGCCCGCGCTGGGCACGGCCGCGGCTCCCCGAGGAAGGACGGCCGGCGATGCGTGA
- a CDS encoding ATP-binding protein produces MNQDVLIWCLVAVAAVAVAAVAVLVVRNRALGNRKRQAEAEFTRQRDEAERRLEFAEAELRRFQREQAAVISEAEHEAEERTKAVLKGAARLLQSLTAEEATVLGQIQRTYGGHPVLTDLLDVHHANAQMARKSEGIAVMCGAPLGRRSRPASVYDVVRNAQSQIRNFQRVEIMQFNGIALKASAVAPVALTVAELLDNAASFSQQDAPIEVTFQRVQNNVCIVIDDAGVGMNDEDRQAATELLSGDLAPRLSQLGTQPKFGFPVVGLLARQYGFAVDVTGVSRYGGVRAVVRLPEELWTTEEAPQPVQEAPVSSIRSAEGRPRARARTVHGLPVRGARKSPIASVADDGDGAGVSRPPTLTGRSLGGLQRGTLSGRTADAPSTEGSEEA; encoded by the coding sequence ATGAATCAAGACGTGCTCATATGGTGCCTGGTTGCGGTAGCGGCGGTAGCCGTAGCCGCGGTCGCGGTACTCGTCGTTCGCAACAGGGCCCTGGGGAACAGGAAGCGGCAGGCCGAGGCCGAGTTCACGCGGCAGCGTGACGAGGCCGAGCGGCGACTGGAGTTCGCCGAGGCCGAGTTGCGGAGGTTCCAGCGGGAACAGGCCGCCGTCATCAGTGAAGCCGAGCATGAGGCCGAGGAGAGGACCAAGGCCGTCCTCAAGGGCGCCGCTCGCCTCCTGCAGAGCCTCACCGCCGAAGAGGCGACGGTCCTCGGCCAGATCCAGCGGACGTATGGAGGACACCCCGTCCTCACCGATCTGCTCGATGTGCATCACGCCAACGCGCAGATGGCCCGCAAGTCCGAGGGCATCGCCGTCATGTGCGGTGCGCCCCTCGGCCGCCGCAGCAGGCCCGCAAGCGTCTACGACGTGGTGCGCAACGCCCAGAGTCAGATCCGGAACTTCCAGCGGGTCGAGATCATGCAGTTCAACGGGATCGCTCTGAAGGCGTCCGCCGTCGCACCCGTCGCCCTGACCGTTGCGGAACTGCTGGACAACGCGGCCTCCTTCTCCCAGCAGGACGCGCCGATCGAGGTGACGTTCCAGCGGGTTCAGAACAACGTGTGCATTGTGATCGACGACGCTGGCGTCGGCATGAACGACGAGGACCGGCAGGCGGCGACCGAACTGCTCTCCGGCGACCTCGCTCCTCGTCTGTCGCAGCTTGGCACCCAGCCCAAGTTCGGTTTCCCCGTCGTCGGCCTCCTCGCCCGACAGTACGGGTTCGCGGTCGATGTCACCGGGGTCTCCCGGTACGGCGGTGTCCGGGCCGTGGTGCGGTTGCCCGAGGAGCTGTGGACCACGGAGGAAGCGCCGCAGCCGGTGCAGGAGGCTCCGGTCAGCAGCATTCGGAGCGCCGAGGGCCGGCCGCGCGCCCGCGCGCGCACCGTGCACGGCCTGCCGGTGCGGGGCGCACGCAAGTCGCCCATTGCGAGCGTTGCCGACGACGGGGACGGCGCGGGCGTGTCGAGGCCGCCCACCCTCACCGGCCGCAGTCTCGGTGGTCTCCAGCGCGGCACCCTGTCGGGCCGCACCGCTGACGCCCCGTCGACCGAAGGGTCCGAAGAAGCATGA
- a CDS encoding NAD(P)/FAD-dependent oxidoreductase — MQHRIIVLGAGYAGASTAGRLARRLRRDDVAVTLVNAEPDFVERIRMHQLAVGHVLKARPFDEMFAGTGVELKLAQVTGVDVDRKTVAVTAVNGAGQPEEELAYDTLVYALGSGWDDQGVPGTAEHAHEIASRPGALRLRESLARQDAGRSVVVVGGGLTGLEAVAEIAEARPDLEVALAARGGLGDWLSPKGRRHVRKVFGALGITVHEHALVTEVRADRVVTADGTSIPAAVAVWTTGFAVHPVAKATTLEVTDTGQIVVDGTMRSVSHPDVYAIGDAAMVMGPGDKPLRMSCASGIPTAWQAADAIAACLTGGKAPDVPLRYVNQCISLGRKEGLIQYVTADDRAIGVALTGRLAAVYKELICKGVVWGVANPTLGIPSRRRPLVRGAAETDPVAKASA, encoded by the coding sequence ATGCAGCACCGCATCATCGTCCTCGGAGCCGGATACGCCGGAGCCAGCACCGCCGGGCGCCTCGCCAGGCGGCTGCGCCGCGATGACGTCGCCGTCACCCTGGTCAACGCCGAGCCCGACTTCGTCGAGCGCATCCGGATGCACCAGCTCGCGGTCGGCCACGTGTTGAAGGCCCGGCCCTTTGACGAGATGTTCGCGGGCACCGGCGTCGAACTGAAGCTCGCCCAGGTCACCGGCGTCGACGTCGACCGCAAGACCGTCGCCGTCACCGCGGTGAACGGTGCCGGACAGCCGGAGGAGGAGCTGGCGTACGACACCCTCGTGTACGCCCTCGGCAGTGGCTGGGACGACCAGGGCGTCCCCGGCACCGCCGAGCACGCCCATGAGATCGCCAGCCGCCCCGGGGCGCTCCGGCTGCGCGAGAGCCTCGCCCGCCAGGACGCCGGGAGGTCCGTGGTCGTGGTCGGTGGCGGCCTCACCGGCCTGGAGGCCGTGGCCGAGATCGCCGAGGCCCGCCCGGACCTGGAGGTCGCCCTCGCCGCCCGCGGCGGCCTCGGTGACTGGCTCTCGCCCAAGGGCCGCCGGCACGTGCGGAAGGTCTTCGGCGCGCTCGGCATCACCGTGCACGAGCACGCCCTCGTCACCGAAGTGCGGGCCGACCGTGTGGTCACCGCCGACGGTACGTCCATCCCGGCCGCGGTGGCCGTGTGGACCACCGGCTTTGCCGTGCACCCGGTGGCGAAAGCCACCACCCTGGAGGTCACCGACACGGGCCAGATCGTGGTCGACGGCACCATGCGTTCGGTCTCGCATCCGGATGTGTACGCCATCGGCGACGCAGCCATGGTGATGGGCCCCGGCGACAAGCCGCTGCGGATGTCGTGTGCCTCGGGCATCCCCACCGCCTGGCAGGCCGCCGACGCCATCGCAGCGTGCCTGACCGGCGGGAAGGCCCCGGACGTGCCGCTGCGCTACGTCAACCAGTGCATTTCGCTGGGCCGCAAAGAAGGCCTGATCCAGTACGTCACCGCCGACGACCGTGCCATCGGGGTGGCCCTGACGGGACGCCTCGCCGCCGTCTACAAGGAGCTGATCTGCAAGGGCGTGGTCTGGGGCGTCGCCAACCCGACGCTCGGGATACCGTCCCGGCGACGCCCACTGGTGAGGGGAGCCGCCGAGACGGACCCGGTAGCCAAGGCATCGGCCTGA
- the sigJ gene encoding RNA polymerase sigma factor SigJ, protein MALTVDDVDRFEASRSRLEAIAYRLLGSASEAEDAVQETFLRWQAADVNKVEVPEAWLTKVLTNLCLNQLTSARARRETYVGQWLPEPLIAGDPMLGPADTAEQRESVSYAVLVLLERLSPRERAVYVLREAFDYPHREIAETLDITEAASQQILHRAKKRVAAGKARTEIDEAAARRIVDEFLTAATSGRTEPLVRLLTQDATAIGDGGGKVPARSKAFQGAVAVATFMRGLFKPSKAKRALAGGSPGIYAMTANGDPAVVAVLDGRVIGVVCLEVTAEGIAAVRSQINPDKLERATRQWAAADHGEPLFHAF, encoded by the coding sequence ATGGCCTTGACCGTTGACGACGTGGACCGGTTCGAGGCCTCCAGGTCCCGCCTGGAGGCCATCGCCTACCGTCTTCTCGGCTCGGCGAGCGAGGCCGAGGACGCCGTGCAGGAGACGTTCCTGCGCTGGCAGGCCGCCGACGTCAACAAGGTCGAGGTGCCCGAGGCCTGGCTGACGAAGGTCCTCACCAACCTGTGCCTCAACCAGCTCACCTCGGCTCGTGCGCGCCGCGAGACCTACGTGGGGCAGTGGCTGCCCGAGCCGCTGATCGCCGGGGACCCGATGCTCGGCCCGGCCGACACCGCCGAACAACGCGAATCGGTCTCGTACGCGGTTCTCGTCCTGCTGGAGCGCCTCTCTCCCCGCGAGCGGGCCGTGTACGTGCTGCGGGAGGCCTTCGACTATCCGCACCGGGAGATCGCCGAGACCCTCGACATCACCGAGGCCGCCAGCCAGCAGATCTTGCACCGCGCCAAGAAGCGCGTCGCCGCCGGCAAGGCGCGCACCGAGATCGACGAGGCCGCCGCTCGGCGGATCGTCGACGAGTTCCTCACGGCTGCCACCAGTGGCCGGACCGAGCCGCTCGTGCGACTGCTCACCCAGGACGCCACCGCGATCGGCGACGGCGGCGGGAAGGTCCCGGCCCGCAGCAAGGCGTTCCAGGGTGCCGTTGCGGTCGCCACGTTCATGCGGGGTCTGTTCAAACCCAGCAAGGCCAAGCGCGCCCTGGCCGGCGGTTCACCCGGGATCTACGCCATGACCGCCAACGGTGACCCCGCCGTCGTGGCGGTCCTCGACGGGCGGGTCATCGGCGTCGTGTGCCTGGAGGTCACGGCCGAGGGCATCGCCGCGGTCCGCAGCCAGATCAACCCCGACAAGCTGGAACGCGCGACCCGGCAATGGGCTGCCGCTGACCACGGCGAACCCCTGTTCCACGCCTTCTGA
- a CDS encoding Crp/Fnr family transcriptional regulator, producing the protein MTPAPSTPADDAGGTPRGAAQCGGAPGTGPLPYCLTEDADALAAPAWGAAPPPWAPGRREETDRMTDREDDTGTPGRTWCISEVDIFRDLSEAEMDAIAAAAPMKTYAAGEMLHSPQQPGEVLFILKRGRVRIFRVAADGRALTTAIISPGTIFGEMALLGQRMYDNFAEALDGVTVCVMSRADVQRFLLSDARIAARITEILGRRLADLEQRLSDSVFKSVPQRIATTLATLATRNDTPAARLRPGVRHPQISLTHEQLAALAGTSRETCTKVLRDFADRGLLRLARGRITVLDLPRLTDAAG; encoded by the coding sequence ATGACCCCGGCGCCGTCCACCCCGGCGGATGACGCCGGCGGCACGCCGCGGGGTGCGGCCCAGTGCGGCGGCGCCCCCGGCACCGGCCCGTTGCCGTACTGTCTGACCGAGGATGCCGACGCCCTGGCGGCCCCCGCCTGGGGAGCCGCGCCCCCACCCTGGGCCCCGGGGCGACGCGAGGAGACCGACCGCATGACCGACCGCGAGGACGACACCGGCACCCCGGGCCGCACCTGGTGCATCTCCGAGGTCGACATCTTCCGCGACCTGTCGGAAGCGGAGATGGACGCCATCGCTGCCGCGGCCCCGATGAAGACGTATGCCGCCGGGGAGATGCTGCACAGCCCGCAGCAGCCCGGCGAGGTGCTCTTCATCCTCAAGCGCGGCCGGGTCCGCATCTTCCGGGTCGCTGCTGACGGTCGTGCCCTGACCACGGCGATCATCAGCCCCGGCACGATCTTCGGTGAGATGGCGCTGCTGGGCCAGCGCATGTACGACAACTTCGCCGAAGCCCTCGACGGTGTCACGGTCTGTGTGATGAGCCGCGCCGATGTCCAGAGGTTCCTGCTCTCGGACGCCCGGATCGCGGCCCGGATCACCGAGATCCTGGGCCGTCGCCTGGCCGATCTCGAACAGCGCCTGTCGGACAGCGTCTTCAAGTCCGTGCCCCAGCGGATCGCCACGACCCTGGCCACCCTCGCCACCCGCAACGACACCCCTGCCGCCCGACTCCGCCCCGGCGTCCGTCACCCCCAGATCAGCCTCACCCACGAGCAACTCGCCGCCCTGGCCGGCACTTCCCGGGAGACCTGCACCAAGGTCCTGCGTGACTTCGCCGACCGGGGTCTGCTCCGCCTGGCCAGGGGCCGCATCACGGTCCTGGACCTGCCCCGTCTGACCGACGCGGCAGGCTGA
- a CDS encoding class I SAM-dependent methyltransferase, translating into MNDEEMKACCAAAYSSDVVDLLLGGAYHPGGSALTRRLAGGLALTADSRVLDVASGRGATALLLADGYGCRVDGVDYAAANTSLAQGAAAAAGLTGRVEFTTADAEQLPFVDGTFDVVVCECALCTFPGKARAAAEFARVLRPGGRVGITDVTAAPDRLPPELTGLAARIACIADARPLDEYAEILAAAGLRTLRTERHDQAMTRMIDQIEARLNLLRLTAATELAATGVAWDEAPAALAAARRAVADGVLGYGLLIVEKPRGAQPSFAA; encoded by the coding sequence ATGAACGACGAGGAGATGAAGGCCTGTTGTGCCGCCGCCTACTCCTCCGACGTCGTGGACCTGCTGCTGGGCGGCGCCTACCATCCGGGTGGCTCGGCGCTGACCCGCCGCCTTGCCGGCGGCCTGGCCCTCACCGCGGACTCCCGGGTCCTGGACGTTGCCTCCGGTCGCGGTGCGACGGCCCTGCTTCTCGCCGACGGTTACGGCTGCCGTGTGGACGGCGTGGACTACGCGGCGGCCAACACATCCCTCGCACAAGGGGCCGCCGCCGCGGCGGGCTTGACCGGACGGGTCGAGTTCACCACCGCCGATGCGGAGCAACTCCCCTTTGTGGACGGCACGTTCGATGTGGTGGTGTGTGAGTGCGCGCTGTGCACGTTCCCCGGTAAGGCTCGGGCGGCGGCTGAGTTCGCCCGTGTGCTGCGGCCCGGAGGCCGGGTCGGCATCACCGACGTCACTGCCGCCCCCGACCGGCTGCCGCCCGAACTGACCGGTCTGGCCGCCCGGATCGCCTGCATCGCCGACGCCCGCCCGCTCGACGAGTACGCCGAGATCCTGGCTGCCGCCGGGTTGCGCACGCTCCGCACCGAGCGCCACGACCAGGCCATGACCCGCATGATCGATCAGATCGAGGCCCGGCTGAACCTGCTGCGTCTGACGGCCGCGACCGAACTCGCCGCCACCGGCGTCGCCTGGGACGAGGCTCCGGCAGCCCTGGCCGCGGCTCGCCGGGCGGTCGCCGACGGCGTACTCGGCTACGGCCTCCTCATCGTGGAGAAGCCACGCGGTGCACAGCCGTCCTTCGCCGCGTAA